A window from Rana temporaria chromosome 8, aRanTem1.1, whole genome shotgun sequence encodes these proteins:
- the DEPP1 gene encoding protein DEPP1, with translation MRSQLLISVEHLPTINEDIEISAQPEKPNAAVHTDTGLEDYVKSIQTLAQPSSLTTDHHKHYAQCKAQRRTHFRPRSLLKVCEPKVLTVAQESYHANLVSLQTDPLAWLYRQNGNKNQENGDTFHCAVPQKKKLCNTVNLHKTADTNRRLQCSKGQSIEHQSTQERRSKHPRLQKKCPSPAYGSLGSVIKTHKPQLPVIYEL, from the coding sequence ATGAGATCCCAACTTCTGATCTCCGTGGAGCATCTACCCACCATCAATGAAGATATAGAGATATCAGCTCAACCCGAAAAGCCAAATGCAGCTGTGCACACAGACACTGGACTGGAAGATTATGTCAAATCTATTCAAACACTGGCACAGCCTAGTTCTCTAACAACAGATCATCATAAGCACTATGCCCAATGCAAGGCTCAGAGGAGGACTCATTTTAGACCCAGATCATTATTGAAGGTATGTGAACCTAAAGTTCTAACTGTGGCACAGGAATCCTATCATGCAAACCTAGTCTCTTTACAAACTGACCCACTGGCATGGTTGTATAGACAGAATGGAAACAAAAACCAAGAGAATGGCGACACATTTCATTGTGCTGTGCCTCAAAAAAAGAAACTTTGTAATACCGTAAACCTACATAAAACTGCTGACACAAATAGAAGGTTACAATGCAGCAAAGGTCAAAGCATCGAGCACCAAAGTACACAGGAAAGAAGAAGCAAGCACCCACGTCTCCAAAAGAAATGTCCTTCTCCTGCTTATGGCAGTTTGGGATCAGTAATTAAAACCCACAAACCACAGTTGCCTGTCATATATGAGTTATAA